The Archangium primigenium genomic interval ACCGCCACCTTGCGCCCCGAATTGGAGACCTGCGTGGTGCAATTCAACGTCCCACTGATGAGCTGGGCCGGAACAGTGGAGAAGGTGTCCAGCTTGCACGTGGCGTCACAGCCATCCCCAGAGGCCGTGTTGCCATCATCGCACTGCTCCCCCACGGTGCTGTCCACCAGCCCATCGCCACACACCTCGACGCCGCGGCAGTCGGCCCGGCAACCATCTCCAGCCGTCCGGTTGCCGTCGTCGCACACCTCGCCCGGATCCGTGGTGCCGTCGCCGCAGACGGGGGGCGGGGTGACCGTGAGGGTGACCGTGGCGGTGTTGGAGGTGAGCGAACCATCGCTGGCCTCGAAGGTGAAGGTGTCCTGTCCCAAGAAGCCCGGGGTCGGCCTGTAGACCCGGGTCGCCCCCGTCCCGGACAGTGTTCCGTGGGCGGGGGTCGTGGTGGTGAAGGTGAGCGCATCGCCGTCCACGTCCGTGGCGACCAGGGTGATGGTGACGCTGGTGCTCTGCGGGGTCGAGACCGTGACGGGGGTGGCCACGGGGGCGTCGTTGATGGGGTCCACCGTCACGGTGACCCGGCCGATGCTGTTGGCGCTGCCGTCCGTCACCACGTATTCGAAGCTCGCCGTGCCGTTGAAGTTGGCGTCGGGGGTGAAGGTGAGGGTGGTGCCGGAGAGGACGACGGCGCCGCCGCTCGGGTTCTGCACGCGGCTGAGGGTCAGCGTGTCTCCATCCGCGTCGGTGTCGTTGGCCAGCAGCACGCTGGCCGCCAGCGTCAGGGCCACGTCCTCGTCCGTAGTGGCCGTGTCATCTCCCGCCACCGGAGCGCTGTTGACTTCTTGAACCGTAACCCGGACGGTGGCCATGGCCGTGGCCTTGCCGTCGGAGACCGTGACCTTGAAGGCGTCTTCCCCGCTGAAGTTCGCCGTGGGCGTATACGTCACCGAGGGACCCGTGCCCGCGAGCGTGCCGTGGTTGGGGGGGGCGAACGTGACCTCGAGCGTGTCACCGTTCGCGTCCTGCGCGGAGACGGTGATGACCACCGGGGTGTTCTCGAGGGTCGTGACGTCGACGTCCGCGATCGTGGGAGGAAGGTTGGGCTTCTGGTTGTCTCCGCAGGCGACGAGCAGCGCAAGCACTACCAAGAGCGGGTACCGTGTCATCATGATTCAGTCCGATCCCAGGTGTCAGAGGGCAAACACTTCAGGGCGGCGACCTGACACATTTTCACTTGGGTTGGTAGGGAATTCATGACGGGGAGAGGATCGCCGTCTTGATCTCCGTGAGCCGGAATGGCCCCTGGCGCAAGACCGTTGTGGTGAAAGGGTTTCGGTCGGACAGGGGAGGACGTCACGGCCTTGCGGTTCGATGGGGGCGGTGCAGGGGCCGCTGGTGCTCGAGGACTCCGAGCTCATGCGGCGGGCGGCCCTGGACGGCGTGGGGCTCCTCTTGGTGCGGGTGCTCGCGGACTGGTGTCCCCCGTTCCCGGGCTTTTTCCTGTACTCCCCGAGCCGCCGCCACGTCCTAGCCGCGCTCCGGGCCTTGAGCGACATGCTCAAGGTCTGAGCGGGCCTCAGAGCGTGAAGCCGAGGCGCACCAGGTGGAGGTTGGGATCCCAGACGACCTTGTTCGTGCGGTCGTAGCCGTAGCTGGAGCCCAACAGCGGAAGATAGAGGCTGGGGGCGTCCCGGGGCACATTCCATCCCCAGCCCACGCCGCCTCCCACGAGGAAATCCAACTGGCCGATCTCGACGGGGACGCGGTAGCCGATATCCAGTCCCACCGTGACCTGGGTCGCCATGGACGAGCGCTGACTGTCTCTGTCGGACATGTCTCGGAGGATGACGCCCATGAGCTTGGGTTGGAGGAAGAAGCCCTGGTGCGGGGACGTGTCGTTCTTGAACCAGGTCGCGCCCGCGGCCAGGGCCAGCGCGAGGCTCCATCTGCTCGCGCTGCCCTGTGAATAGATGGGCGTGAGCTCGAGCATCAGCTCCCATTGTCTCCAGCGCTCCTCCAGGGGAACGCTCATGCCCACGGGCAGCATGAACAGCAAGGACTCGTCAAGGCTCGCGCCCCGGGTGAGCACCAGGAGCGAGGCCACGGGTTGGAACGTGAAGGCCGGCCGGTGTGGCTCGGGGCGACTCGCTTCCTCCTGGGCGCTCGACGCGCCCGCGACCAGACACAGCGCCACGCACAATGCTTTCATCCGAGGCTTCTCCGGGGGGATGGTTTCAAAACGTGAGGCCGATGCGCAGCAGGTGGAAGTTGGGATCCCAGACGAGCTTGCTCGTGCGGCGCGGGGACCGGCCTCCGATGACGGAGTAGAAGAGGCTGGGGGACTCCGCGGGCACGTTCCATCCCCAGCCCACGCTGCCGCCCACGAGCAGGTCCAGATGGCCTCCGCGGAACGCGTAGCGACGACCGATGTCCAGTCCAAGCGTGAGCTGGCTCGCCACCAGAGAGAGGCTCCTGCTCGGCAGGGGGCTCCCTCGGGGGTCATGGCTGATGGCGCCCACGAGCTTGGGGTGGAGGAAGAAGCCCTGGTGGGTGGCGCCTTCGTGGCTGAACCAGGCCGCGCCCCCGGCGAGGGCCAAGGCGAAGACCTTGTTCACCGGAGTGCGCGGATAGGTCGCCCGGTCACTTCGGTAGATGGGCGTGATCTCGAACATCAGCTCCCACTGCTTCCACTTGCCCCGCTGGGGGAGGCTCAGTCCCATGGGGAGCGTGACCAGGTACTCACCCCGCGGAATGAAGAGGGTGTTGAGGAAGTATGGCATCACGGGTTGGACCCAGAGGGAGGGGCGTTGCGCCTCCGGGGCCTTCGTCTCCGCCTGGGCCCACGACAGGCTCGCGACCAGACACAACACCCCGCAGAGGGGGCTCAATCGATGCAATCCCTTGGCGTTCATGGGTGTGCTCGGGGTTCGGGTCAAAGCGTGAGGCCGATGCGCAGCAGATGGAGGTTGGGATCCCAGACGCGCTTATCCTCGCGGTACCCGCTGGGCAGCTGCTCGGCCAGGGAGAGGAAGAGGCTGTTGTCCGAGGAGGGCACGTTCCATCCCCACCCCACGCTGCCCCCCAGGAGCAGGTCCAGGAATCCGCCCCGCACCGCGATGCGGTAGCCGAGGTCCAGCCCCAGGGAGAGCTGCTTCTCCACGGGGTTGAAGGGCCCTTGATAGCTCTCCGAGAAGTCGTTTCGCCTGTCGTAGGCGATGACACCCACGAGCTTGGGCTGGAGGAAGAAGCCATCATGGGCGGGCCGCTGCTGCATGAACCACGCGGTGCCCACGGCCGCGGCCATCGCGACCGCGCCTCCTCCATAGCGGTGGTTCTTGAGGATGGGCGTGAGCTCGAGCACCAGGTCCCAACGCCTGCTCATGGGGAGGTTCAGGCCCACGGGAAGCGTGGCGATGTAGGCGCCGTCCGTGAACAACGCCGCGTTGACCAGGATGGGCGCCACGGGTTGGAGCCAGAACGCGGGGCGCCGCTCCTCGGGCGCCTTTGCCTCCTCCTGGGCCCACGCCCCACCCGCGACCAGACACAGTGCCACGCACAGCGGTTTCATTCGACGCGCCCCCTCGGCTTTCTTCGTGGCGCGGACGCCAAAGCAAGGGCTGGGCCAGCACGGGAACGCGGCGGGCGCGAGGGTTTCCGCATGCAGGTCAGGACGGGCCTGTCCCGGGCCCCACGGAAATCCGTGGCGGGGTCACTCGGCCGTGGCGGAGCCCCGTGCGCAACAACTGCCCGTGCCGCGCGCGGGCATGTGAGTACAGGGCTCGGGCGAAGGGGACGCGCGATTCTGCTGGAAGGGACCCACGCCCTGGAGCGGGCCATCCTGCCCGATGGCGATGAAAGGGGCCCAGTGGGCGGGATGCGGATGGGTCTGGCGCAGCGTCTTCATGGCCGAGTGAAGCGCGGTGACGCGGCCCTGCCCCTCCAAGAGGCCCCGGTAGTAGAGCTCCATGAGGTGTCGGGTCGTCTCGTCGTTGACCTTCCACAAACTCGTCACCACGGTCTGCGCACCCGCGATCACCAGGGCTCGCCGCAGACCGTAGATACCTTGCCCGTAGAGGACAT includes:
- a CDS encoding tandem-95 repeat protein, with the protein product MMTRYPLLVVLALLVACGDNQKPNLPPTIADVDVTTLENTPVVITVSAQDANGDTLEVTFAPPNHGTLAGTGPSVTYTPTANFSGEDAFKVTVSDGKATAMATVRVTVQEVNSAPVAGDDTATTDEDVALTLAASVLLANDTDADGDTLTLSRVQNPSGGAVVLSGTTLTFTPDANFNGTASFEYVVTDGSANSIGRVTVTVDPINDAPVATPVTVSTPQSTSVTITLVATDVDGDALTFTTTTPAHGTLSGTGATRVYRPTPGFLGQDTFTFEASDGSLTSNTATVTLTVTPPPVCGDGTTDPGEVCDDGNRTAGDGCRADCRGVEVCGDGLVDSTVGEQCDDGNTASGDGCDATCKLDTFSTVPAQLISGTLNCTTQVSNSGRKVAVDALGRFFAVMRCNNTVHVSVSVDRGQTWVGPTSLGISNASEVAIEGGPTGVAYVVAAASPGKLLFTRTLDAGATWEGPRELTSVATATLGLDSLGDAIYISAKVNGTTLRVLRNFSRGEDAFESTDVTQNSAFHDLVVDKISADVFSVSDSPAFRIRRSSDMGISFGPESTPPGQAFYSDWTGSNGFLYAVGTNGDDNVDVIPVSAPGTSTQVTGLPTDVGATSNRAIDADALGNAYVVTGRNTGDVQLDRMRVGATSISAADARSIGAGTFPAVAALPSNSGAFVAYTNGTSVYGAVVAY